From a region of the Solanum stenotomum isolate F172 chromosome 2, ASM1918654v1, whole genome shotgun sequence genome:
- the LOC125856756 gene encoding putative UPF0481 protein At3g02645, which translates to MEHSIDIISTDDQIPLPLQTEIDEIEEGREVHQLSDTNDEDPSGSQTKKCVNQIFDKMFEDLDKSSFKSCTIFKVNVRLRESNPDAYTPKMVSIGPYHRKNAQLRPMEKYKLLYLRRFLKRSEEFDVKYWISMLEYMKEEALMCYDDIEYLDTDDNHEFCKMLLLDGCFVVEFIRECFNKYAEDGEDRIINFVDYKYNQILRDLLLLENQLPFFILDRLHSLTAKDDEPLEKLAITLFSQVVNLGYMSEYGILCLMNLSIYGFERRDMKHLLQVVHLVSCPINFKKSSNNNDTKWNKVMPNATELSEAGVRFTKVNYTSLFYREFANGLMTIPSLDVVDGTETLLRNFIAYEQQSIDLQYLYFSDYAIFMDQLIDTDKDVSLLRRKGIIANWIGEDKEVASLFNKMGNGVTVYSNFYYKEVFTKAVKHCDEKPWNRMKASLKHNYFSSPWVGASTMTVIILLILTTIQTILAIISAFK; encoded by the exons ATGGAACACTCCATTGACATTATCTCAACAGATGATCAAATTCCACTGCCTCTTCAAACTGAAATAGATGAG ATAGAAGAAGGAAGGGAAGTGCATCAATTAAGTGACACAAATGATGAAGATCCATCAGGTTCGCAAACAAAGAAATGTGTAAATCAAATCTTTGATAAAATGTTCGAGGATTTGGACAAATCATCTTTTAAATCGTGTACCATATTTAAAGTAAATGTGCGACTACGTGAATCAAATCCAGATGCTTATACACCAAAAATGGTCTCTATTGGTCCTTACCATAGGAAAAATGCTCAACTTCGTCCAATGGAAAAGTACAAACTGTTGTACCTACGACGGTTTCTGAAACGAAGTGAGGAGTTTGATGTGAAATATTGGATCAGTATGTTGGAGTATATGAAGGAGGAAGCACTAATGTGCTACGACGATATAGAATACCTCGATACTGACGATAATCATGAATTTTGTAAAATGTTGTTACTTGATGGTTGTTTTGTAGTTGAGTTTATTCGAGAGTGTTTTAACAAATATGCAGAAGACGGAGAAGACAGAATTATCAATTTTGTTGATtacaaatataatcaaatactCCGAGACTTGTTGTTACTAGAAAACCAGCTTCCTTTCTTTATCCTCGACCGGCTTCATTCCTTGACAGCGAAAGATGATGAACCATTGGAAAAATTGGCGATCACATTGTTTAGCCAAGTTGTTAACTTGGGATATATGTCAGAATACGGCATTTTATGTCTGATGAATTTAAGTATATATGGTTTTGAAAGACGTGATATGAAACATTTACTTCAAGTAGTACACCTTGTTTCATGTCcgataaattttaagaaatcaTCAAACAACAATGACACCAAGTGGAATAAGGTCATGCCAAATGCAACAGAGCTTTCCGAGGCTGGAGTTAGATTTACAAAGGTCAACTATACAAGTTTATTTTATAGAGAGTTTGCGAATGGATTGATGACAATACCTTCTCTTGATGTGGTAGATGGTACCGAAACCCTCCTACGAAATTTCATTGCTTATGAGCAACAATCAATTgatttacaatatttatatttcagTGATTATGCAATTTTTATGGATCAATTGATCGACACAGATAAAGATGTGAGTTTGCTTCGCCGTAAAGGAATCATAGCAAACTGGATAGGAGAGGACAAAGAAGTGGCTAgcctcttcaacaaaatggGAAACGGGGTCACAGTTTATTCCAACTTCTATTACAAAGAAGTATTCACAAAAGCAGTTAAACATTGTGATGAAAAACCATGGAACAGAATGAAGGCAAGTTTGAAGCACAATTATTTTAGTAGTCCTTGGGTAGGAGCTTCAACTATGACAGTCATCATACTCCTCATACTCACAACTATACAGACTATTCTAGCTATCATAAGTGCCTTTAAGTAA